The DNA segment AACGGAAAACATAACCAGTTACAATTCCAaggaaagaaatctgtaaatcttaagtaatacaaccatatcgaatgaAGTAAAAACCTAAATAACATAAATACAGAAAATCTCCACCACTGCATCCACCCTGCATCTATGGTCTCCCTGAGCCTTCCGCTCCATCAAGTCTGGGACCTGTCCcgtagaatagggtgtccaaaacaaACAGTACGAGGACGTTAGCATAAAACGCTtaatacgagagtatgagtataaattattatatgtcCATGTATTCAAGTGTACGGGTACCatgactcgaggtcaagaatatcttaTCAAGAACAGACTTGGGCCCTGGGTATATAACACGATGTGTCATCGCTTCAGGAGGCGACCTACATACCCAATtgatggtgacctgacacaagtctacgtgtccaaccaatattggtgacctgacacgagtttatatgtccaaccatctactgacaggatagggtaaatACCCTATTACAGGATATCACAAATATATAGCTCAAGATGCTCATATAATGCAGCATAATAACATATATGCAATAATTCATGTCATATAaccaatgcaacacataatacatgcatactcagtctggGTATCTCGAACAGCACTATCGGACCTTAGTTCTACTAGGCAGGCTACACCAGCTCTAATGCccaagcctatagtccgcaatataatgaaaaatactcatgcatcataatcttattctaaaatccATAAATAAGCTAAAGCTTACTTCCTAATTATTTATATGGAACTCAAGTATACATTCGTCCGTCATCAGCCTTTTGCTGTCGATGGCCTCAGAACTtggccacaactccgctatgactgCAGAACACCTTTCCAACTCCCGAaacaagcctaggaaggctggaaacgcCCCAAAATACTTATAATTTTAGATGGATATCTTGAATTGGTGTGTCAAAAATGAATCTCGAAAGGCCTATTTATAGgaggagatcggacgctccgatctctgcatgcagaacacgtcactgcatgcacagttcggatgctccgaactctCTTTCAGACGTTCCGAAATTTTGCATGTCCGATCAGTGTTGACACCTCACCAGCTGCATGACTTAACTGAGTTCGAACGCTTCGATCCTggttcagacgttccgatctcaATGTAGCCTTCAAACTAGGAACTGATCTTCCGAAgtgttcggaccttccaaagTGTCCTTagccaaaaatccaaaaaattttCCAATTAAATCCAAATTAAGCCTCTAATCCATGTTTAACCATTTTTTTAATCACTTAATCATGTAAAATAGAACCGGACTATTACATTTTCCCCCACTTAGGATATTTTTGTCCTCGAAATACATCTTAAGTATGCAAACTGAACACTGATCAAAACATCTTTTATTAACATAAAGCATTTTACAAGATTCATCAAGAAATACAATTAGAATAATTCAGGATGCACTGAACGCATACAACTCTCTAGTTCCCAGGTGGCTTCCTATGTGCCTGGGTGCTGcaactgaactagaacaagaggaatgatcTTGTTAAGCAATACCTTGTCCTTGTGACCCATGATACGCAATGGTCTCTCCAAATATGTCAAATCTATATCCAACTGAAACTCAGACGGATGCAACATGTGGAAATCATCAGCCACATACCGTTGCAACAGCGATAGATGGAACACATTGTGGATACTAGACAAATACAATGGTAAATCCAGTTTGTAAGCCAACTCTCCCACACTCTCCAAAGTTTCAAATAGACCAATGAACCTTGGAGATAGCTTTATTTTtagaccaaatctcaaaatcctgcggaaaggtgaaactttCATGAATACTTTCTCGCCTACCTCAAACTGCGAAGGTCTACGCTTGGTATTCACATAACTGGCCTTACGATCCTGTGCAATTTTGATAcgcttcttgatctgtccaacgaTATAAGCAGCCTATTGAACCAATTCTGGTCCTTCAACCTGTCACTCCCCCCACCCCCcttcttcccagaacagtggagtatgaCATCTCCAACCGTACAACGCCTCTAATGGTTTCATACCAATACTGCaatgataactgttgttgtacgcgaattcaatcaatgacaattgatcttgccaagctgggccaaaatccatagtacaagctcgcaacatatcctcaagagtacggatagtgcgctctaacTGACCATAagtctgaaagagtgggtgcccggttagccaacttgtggctaagggcttttatgactctatgtaaaacaatcttttgtttaatataatttacacttttataatggcattgactttatctttcttcatattgttatattgtgatatactattgttgttttgataaagaccttgaatatactatagtgtatgtaagatgtggtagcacatggggatggctatcatgaaacacatcttatagtcactgtatattctaaacagttcctaatcaattgagccgtccgcaaataaggataaggatcgctcgagattgagactagcatttgcgatgccgagtaccacgtttcattggtatggaacatagagatgttcaaagcatgtaaatggatattcatcgaactaccctattcggacttttcaagtggttatcacttatcgagtggataaagtccgcatttttggttgtacaccattagtccttattacttgaaacatcattgagactctatatgctagtactgtactttgactcatttaccgactctattggggtcatcaggtgtcgggattgggtacagttacgacacatatagaagtcgatgctttgttgtcaaggattcaccacatacttgcgagtgtggatatcctatgcgatctgagaagatattagtgtgacgaatctctggtcagagtacatgatgtgttttaggttacttggtgttcctagtaacacatgcgatttCACTAAtggatctccaagatgttatgcatagttatcgaatctcgaatgactctcgatataccaatggttgttgattcgatcgggatatatggatgaagggaccgtactgtacgctaaccaaaatctattgtttCTTGCTAGCACTAtgagtaatacctagggaatcatggggcgatgttgctaggcgctcttaccatgattcgatgggtaagtcggaaattgttgttccgagtcacaaggagttgtgagcccacggctagctgtattcctgaaccattgagggttacacaagtaatggattactaaaaccccgtagagatagttaaatttaaagagttaaatttaatgaaagagaagttgaacttcttaactaaacggagtgggattttctaaaatgacatagggatgggcatttttggaaatcactgaattcggattcagaaaaattttcttgactctaaaagatgcagaaatggtttctgtgcacatttgtgaaatcagtttatcaatcggagtcacgatgaattttatattaatttctataacaacaggcttggcttgttgggcttaagttatggattatgggccctaaggagttagagtccaaaTACATTTATAACTTAATATAgcctaaaaattatctataaatatactgcagtgttcgaaaattccatgagattttcattcttgcaattt comes from the Henckelia pumila isolate YLH828 chromosome 1, ASM3356847v2, whole genome shotgun sequence genome and includes:
- the LOC140874413 gene encoding uncharacterized protein yields the protein MKVSPFRRILRFGLKIKLSPRFIGLFETLESVGELAYKLDLPLYLSSIHNVFHLSLLQRYVADDFHMLHPSEFQLDIDLTYLERPLRIMGHKDKVLLNKIIPLVLVQLQHPGT